The Zootoca vivipara chromosome 4, rZooViv1.1, whole genome shotgun sequence genome has a segment encoding these proteins:
- the FAM168A gene encoding protein FAM168A isoform X5, which produces MNPVYSPVQPGAPYGNPKNMAYTGYPAGYPTAAPTYNPNMYPTTSPGYAPATLLMKQAWPQTSTSCATEGTFHLPVDTGTENRTYQASAAAFRYTAGTPYKVPPTQSNSAPPPYSPSPNPYQTAMYPIRSAYPQQNLYAQGAYYTQPVYAAQPHVIHHTTVVQPNSIPSAIYPAPVAAPRTNGVAMGMVAGTTMAMSAGTLLTTPQHTAIGAHPVSVPTYRAQGTPAYSYVPPHW; this is translated from the exons GTTATCCTGCTGGATATCCCACGGCTGCCCCCACCTACAACCCAAATATGTATCCGACCACCAGCCCTGGCTATGCCCCAG CTACACTTCTGATGAAACAGGCCTGGCCTCAGACATCAACCTCTTGTGCCACTGAGGGTACCTTTCACCTCCCAGTGGACACTGGGACCGAGAACAGAACTTACCAAGCATCAGCAGCAGCATTCA GGTATACCGCTGGAACGCCCTACAAGGTCCCTCCCACCCAGAGCAACAGCGCACCTCCTCCATATTCTCCATCTCCAAATCCTTACCAAACCGCTATGTACCCCATCCGAAGTGCCTATCCGCAGCAGAACCTGTATGCCCAA GGAGCGTATTATACACAGCCAGTGTATGCGGCACAGCCTCATGTCATCCACCACACCACCGTGGTCCAGCCAAACAGCATCCCGTCTGCTATTTATCCAGCTCCCGTGGCTGCCCCAAGGACTAACGGCGTGGCCATGGGGATGGTAGCTGGGACCACCATGGCAATGTCAGCAG GCACTTTGCTGACCACCCCTCAACACACTGCCATTGGAGCACATCCAGTCTCGGTGCCAACGTACAGGGCTCAAGGGACCCCTGCCTACAGCTACGTACCTCCACATTGGTAA
- the FAM168A gene encoding protein FAM168A isoform X4 encodes MNPVYSPVQPGAPYGNPKNMAYTGYPAGYPTAAPTYNPNMYPTTSPGYAPATLLMKQAWPQTSTSCATEGTFHLPVDTGTENRTYQASAAAFRYTAGTPYKVPPTQSNSAPPPYSPSPNPYQTAMYPIRSAYPQQNLYAQGAYYTQPVYAAQPHVIHHTTVVQPNSIPSAIYPAPVAAPRTNGVAMGMVAGTTMAMSAAPAPPPPPPVKVYLFGYNSGATLHMVGGTLLTTPQHTAIGAHPVSVPTYRAQGTPAYSYVPPHW; translated from the exons GTTATCCTGCTGGATATCCCACGGCTGCCCCCACCTACAACCCAAATATGTATCCGACCACCAGCCCTGGCTATGCCCCAG CTACACTTCTGATGAAACAGGCCTGGCCTCAGACATCAACCTCTTGTGCCACTGAGGGTACCTTTCACCTCCCAGTGGACACTGGGACCGAGAACAGAACTTACCAAGCATCAGCAGCAGCATTCA GGTATACCGCTGGAACGCCCTACAAGGTCCCTCCCACCCAGAGCAACAGCGCACCTCCTCCATATTCTCCATCTCCAAATCCTTACCAAACCGCTATGTACCCCATCCGAAGTGCCTATCCGCAGCAGAACCTGTATGCCCAA GGAGCGTATTATACACAGCCAGTGTATGCGGCACAGCCTCATGTCATCCACCACACCACCGTGGTCCAGCCAAACAGCATCCCGTCTGCTATTTATCCAGCTCCCGTGGCTGCCCCAAGGACTAACGGCGTGGCCATGGGGATGGTAGCTGGGACCACCATGGCAATGTCAGCAG ctcctgccccgccccctcctcccccagtgAAGGTCTATTTGTTTGGTTACAACTCGGGTGCAACTTTGCACATGGTCGGAG GCACTTTGCTGACCACCCCTCAACACACTGCCATTGGAGCACATCCAGTCTCGGTGCCAACGTACAGGGCTCAAGGGACCCCTGCCTACAGCTACGTACCTCCACATTGGTAA
- the FAM168A gene encoding protein FAM168A isoform X2: MNPVYSPVQPGAPYGNPKNMAYTGYPAGYPTAAPTYNPNMYPTTSPGYAPATLLMKQAWPQTSTSCATEGTFHLPVDTGTENRTYQASAAAFRYTAGTPYKVPPTQSNSAPPPYSPSPNPYQTAMYPIRSAYPQQNLYAQGAYYTQPVYAAQPHVIHHTTVVQPNSIPSAIYPAPVAAPRTNGVAMGMVAGTTMAMSAAPAPPPPPPVKVYLFGYNSGATLHMVGGKGSDILHGLFQQGCPGISSVPCCILGRNSPSWTLEGKTSRPPAPQEETFVSHRPVAASAVSLPHPPPGAWSTGVQTLARDSC, encoded by the exons GTTATCCTGCTGGATATCCCACGGCTGCCCCCACCTACAACCCAAATATGTATCCGACCACCAGCCCTGGCTATGCCCCAG CTACACTTCTGATGAAACAGGCCTGGCCTCAGACATCAACCTCTTGTGCCACTGAGGGTACCTTTCACCTCCCAGTGGACACTGGGACCGAGAACAGAACTTACCAAGCATCAGCAGCAGCATTCA GGTATACCGCTGGAACGCCCTACAAGGTCCCTCCCACCCAGAGCAACAGCGCACCTCCTCCATATTCTCCATCTCCAAATCCTTACCAAACCGCTATGTACCCCATCCGAAGTGCCTATCCGCAGCAGAACCTGTATGCCCAA GGAGCGTATTATACACAGCCAGTGTATGCGGCACAGCCTCATGTCATCCACCACACCACCGTGGTCCAGCCAAACAGCATCCCGTCTGCTATTTATCCAGCTCCCGTGGCTGCCCCAAGGACTAACGGCGTGGCCATGGGGATGGTAGCTGGGACCACCATGGCAATGTCAGCAG ctcctgccccgccccctcctcccccagtgAAGGTCTATTTGTTTGGTTACAACTCGGGTGCAACTTTGCACATGGTCGGAGGTAAGGGATCGGATATTCTGCATGGCCTGTTCCAACAGGGGTGCCCAGGGATTTCATCTGTGCCATGCTGCATCCTCGGGCGTAATTCCCCAAGTTGGACCCTGGAGGGCAAGACCAGCCGCCCGCCAGCCCCGCAGGAGGAAACCTTTGTGTCACACAGGCCTGTGGCTGCTTCTGCAGTCTCCCTACCCCACCCTCCACCAGGAGCTTGGTCCACAGGTGTGCAAACGCTTGCAAGGGATTCATGCTAG
- the FAM168A gene encoding protein FAM168A isoform X3: MNPVYSPVQPGAPYGNPKNMAYTGYPAGYPTAAPTYNPNMYPTTSPGYAPGYTAGTPYKVPPTQSNSAPPPYSPSPNPYQTAMYPIRSAYPQQNLYAQGAYYTQPVYAAQPHVIHHTTVVQPNSIPSAIYPAPVAAPRTNGVAMGMVAGTTMAMSAAPAPPPPPPVKVYLFGYNSGATLHMVGGKGSDILHGLFQQGCPGISSVPCCILGRNSPSWTLEGKTSRPPAPQEETFVSHRPVAASAVSLPHPPPGAWSTGVQTLARDSC, encoded by the exons GTTATCCTGCTGGATATCCCACGGCTGCCCCCACCTACAACCCAAATATGTATCCGACCACCAGCCCTGGCTATGCCCCAG GGTATACCGCTGGAACGCCCTACAAGGTCCCTCCCACCCAGAGCAACAGCGCACCTCCTCCATATTCTCCATCTCCAAATCCTTACCAAACCGCTATGTACCCCATCCGAAGTGCCTATCCGCAGCAGAACCTGTATGCCCAA GGAGCGTATTATACACAGCCAGTGTATGCGGCACAGCCTCATGTCATCCACCACACCACCGTGGTCCAGCCAAACAGCATCCCGTCTGCTATTTATCCAGCTCCCGTGGCTGCCCCAAGGACTAACGGCGTGGCCATGGGGATGGTAGCTGGGACCACCATGGCAATGTCAGCAG ctcctgccccgccccctcctcccccagtgAAGGTCTATTTGTTTGGTTACAACTCGGGTGCAACTTTGCACATGGTCGGAGGTAAGGGATCGGATATTCTGCATGGCCTGTTCCAACAGGGGTGCCCAGGGATTTCATCTGTGCCATGCTGCATCCTCGGGCGTAATTCCCCAAGTTGGACCCTGGAGGGCAAGACCAGCCGCCCGCCAGCCCCGCAGGAGGAAACCTTTGTGTCACACAGGCCTGTGGCTGCTTCTGCAGTCTCCCTACCCCACCCTCCACCAGGAGCTTGGTCCACAGGTGTGCAAACGCTTGCAAGGGATTCATGCTAG